A region of the Phaeodactylum tricornutum CCAP 1055/1 chromosome 1, whole genome shotgun sequence genome:
CCAGATGTCTAAAATTGACTATCTCACACAAAGGTGCAAGTATGTTTAGTCTCGGATTTTTTGGAAGGCTTGGAATGCCGATCAACAGAGATTGTTCAACATTTATTTGATAGAGCAAAACTTGACCTTAAACAATAGTCCGCTCAGCGAAGTACTTCAAGCTCGTGTTAATGCTTTTGGAAAGTCTATTCACGGTGCATCTGGCGAGCTGGCTTGTCACGTGAATATTCCTGCCGCCGGTAAGAAAATTACAGAGCGTATAATGTAAGCGATGTCTTTTTATGGTTTCAGTTGACACAATTTGTTGGCTCTTTGGCTGATATGCAGTGTGGTTCTGGTTTACGGTGATGGGTGAGTAAATTCCGAGTCTTACTCGTCATGCATTCCGCTGTGCTCACAAATTCGCTCATCTTTGCCTATTACCAAGCCACTATTGGGTATGGCAATCAGGCACCAGTCACTGCGGGAGGAAAGTCAATGGTTTTTACTCTTGGATTTCTTAGCATCCTTTGCTTTGGTGGTATTCTCGGTTCTGCGGGATACATTGCGAATGCCATTTCTGACCATGCGCTGATAAGATTTCGGCTTCGATGGTTGACCACACCATGGAAAGCGTCTTTTATTTGGGCATCATTGTACTATATGTGGCTGTTTTTCATTGCTGTATACTTTCAAAGATGGCAAAACGAAAGGGTTGACGAGCTCGTAAGCCTCATGGACTCATATTGGCTGGCGTATATTTCTACGACAACAGTTGGGCTCGgcgatttctttttccagcCTGAGGGTCTGAGAGTATCGGACTTAGCTACTTTGCCACTGTTGTTCTTGTTTGGCTTTATTTTACTGGCCGGGTTCGTGGGGAAGTTCGCGGAAGCTGTTACAAGCCCTTTCAAGATGCTCGGCTCCTCGATTGTTGATAAATTAAAGGAGACAAACAAGTTTTGGGAGGACGCAAGCGAAGAAGAGGCGCCCGTTGGACCAGACCTGATTAACAAGGCTGCTGAAGAGGCAAGCGAAGCCACATGAGATCAAAGAGGACACGGACGTGATTGTCCAGAAGAAATTGTCCGACACCTACTGGATATCGACTGCCAGCACGGCTATAAGGGGAAAATTAGGGTGAATGGTGTGAATCTCTTTTTTTTAAATCATTTTGACGTTTGACATTTTTCGGCGGACCAGGCTACTCCGTCGAGTACAAGACCGCCTTTGAAGGTCCCGAGCGTTGAACTCTTACAGTTCATGCCCTTTTTCTATTTATCCATCAAACCTTCGCGAAGCGTTTTGTGGTTGTTTGTGTCCTTCGAGTTATTGCTTACGAATAGGTAAATATCAACTGACATTAATGTAAGCGAGAGTACTTCGAAATACGCTTAAATTCTTTGAGCTCACTTCACAACAGATAGACTTGTAGAGAGTACTCGGTAGGTGACGATAATTCTTATAAAAACAGTTTGTTCCGACGCTTATGGTCTGTCCTTCGCCGCATACTCCGCTGACAGCCAAACTGCCGTTATGAGTGTTCAGGAAATCcactttgacagtgaatcatACATTGCGCGAGGGAGTGTAAACGAGCCAGAGCCGAGGCAATCGGACCGTTTTCCTGGACACTTACGTTGGATATTTGCTTTGGTAAGAGCTCAAGAACTCGCCGGAAGAGTTGCAGTATCATTGTCTCGCAATTCTAAAAAAGGCTCAGCATGTCGGCTCCGGCATCCCGCGCGGTACATCCGTGTGTCTTGTCCGTAACGGAGGGCACCCGCGGAGTGGAATTCTCGACTTGGGCGCATATCACTACCAACAGCGGCAGGAGCAATAAAGTATCGTCGTGCTTGCCTAACTTGGTTACGGCCTCCGCCAGTACCATTTCCGTGTATCGTATTGATGAAGATAACAACGGCAAGCTGTGGCTAGAGCACTCCTTCGGGAATCTAGCGGGGACGGTTGTTTTTCTGGGAACGTTGAAGGCAACTCAGCAAGCGGATGTTCCTGACGCGCTGCTCGTGGGATTTGCGGGACATGCCCGCTGGACCGTCCTACAAGTCCAACACGATCTCTTGCAGGCCACGTCTTTGTTGGATCTCACACCGATCCTGTCGGACTACAGTTACGGACAGGCATCGAATTGCTTGGCGGAACAAGACATGATCCTGACGTGCTTGGAATCGCGTCCTGGGAGGACGGTAGTAGGCTGCGTTTTGGGCGGTGGCGTCGCTGTAGCGGTCGTGGAAGTCGGCTACCAAAAAGCAGTGGCCGGATGGATCGCTGACGAACCCTACGTGTTACCTTTGGCAAATTTGTCCACTCAGCTCCCGCACCGAGCGAATCACCTTGGTAACAAAAGCTATACAAGCAACAGTAACAACACCCACCCAAATAGTGGAGAATCCATTGCAACAGGCTTTGGTGACATATTGTCGGCTGCATTTTTGTCGGGCTATCTTGAACCCGTTCTCGTTTTGTTACATTCCGACGTGGAAGGGCCTGTATGGAGTGGACGCTTGGGCCGGGAACGTGGTGTGGCTGGGGCACCACCCTTGTTTGTTACGGCGCTTTCAATTAGTGTCGTGCACGGGCGGACAGCTGTCTTGTGGAGTCAAGTGGTGTCCGCTGACGCCACCAAGATTCTTAGCTTTGGAAAGACAGGGTGCTTAGTTGTTGGTGCGAACACACTTGTGATTTTGGAAATCGGAAAAGTCCAGCAGGTGATTGCCATGAACGGATGGGCACGTTCCACTTGTCCAGCAGCCTTACAGACCGCCTTGCAAGCCAATCCTGTGGTCAAATTAGCAATTCAGCTAGATGGTTGTTGTGTGACCTGGCTCTCGGAACACTCTGCCATAATGGCGCTACGCACTGGACAGCTTTACGTGCTACAACGGACCGACGACCGTTGGGCAGTCATGCCTCTGGGTCAAACGCTGGGAGCGGTAGGAGAAGTGGCCCacttggcctcgttgcctATTGGTGGTCTGCGTTGGctggaaaaaatgaaaatggATGAGAACAAGGCATCGGAGATGCAAATGGGTGTTTTGTTTGCCGGTAGTCGCACCGGGGACTCTCTGTTTCTTGGATACGCTTTGGAAATCGTCACCATGCCATGGGCTGCCATCAAGTCGGAAGGGCAAACTTTTATCAATTTTGAAGGTAGCGAGCTTTCAAAAGTCGCAACGACGGCGCCGATAGCAAATGGTTTAGATCGAATTCTGCAGCTAGAAGAAGAGGCATTATATGGGACAGATAGAAGCACACCTTTACACATCGTACGGGATAGTGAGGAGGAGGAAACTGCCGACATCCCGTCGGACGCCAAACGATTGCGGCCGGTCGCATTTACTGTGGTTCGGACTATCGTGCCACTCGATGTCCTCGTCAACCTAGGGCCTCTGGGGCCTTCCTGCGAAGGGCCCATTTGTGCTCCGCCAAATTTCATGGTAAGCCAAGAAAAGGTCACGACCGCGATGGGGAAGAAAGAACCAGTATTCGGATCTCCCGCGTGTATCTATCCGTGCGGTTATGGCTCCAGTGGAGGGGTGGCAGTAGTCACCGTTCCTGGCCGAGACGACCGAATGATTCTAGCAGAAGAGGATTGCTTGAATGTCGATGCCATCTTTAGTCTTTCCACAGCAGGTATCATTCTGCTAGGTATGGGCGGCGGCGGAATCAAGGTTCTACGCCTAAAGCATTCCAACGCATTGGAGGAAGTGGATGTCCAACAGTGGTGCCGAGGTTCGAAAGACAACACATCTGGTCCCTTTCCAAGTTGTGTCCAATTGTTCACCGCTACTTTGCTACAAGCGACAGAGTTCAATGACCGCAGTTTTGCTTTACTCGTGTCCTCTCCGCTAGAAGACGGCGTAAGCTATTCCGTCGTCATACTTAACGAGGAGAACGGAAATCTATGCATCAAGTATCAGCATGTGATCGCATCGACTGACGACAAGATGTTATCGAGCACTCCTTTTGTGCATTCACCATCCGATGAAGCAGTAGCGTTTGGTTGTAATTGGTTGTCAGGGGATGCCTTCTCGTTTATTTTGGATGCAAATGGAAGATTTCGAGCATGCCAATTTGCAGGTCGCGCCGAGTCGCTTAACGAAGAGATGGACGTGGACAATGATGAAGAACGAGAATTCTACCGTTTTTATAGCAAGAAAAGGATTGTCGCTGTTGATGTTTTCCAAGCACCAGGAAATATTTTCTCCTCGGCGTTCTTTCCTGACGAGAAACACGATGATGTGATTAACGGTGACGTACAGCAGCGAgccaatgttgttgattCTGATGAAGATGAGCAGGAG
Encoded here:
- a CDS encoding predicted protein, yielding MSAPASRAVHPCVLSVTEGTRGVEFSTWAHITTNSGRSNKVSSCLPNLVTASASTISVYRIDEDNNGKLWLEHSFGNLAGTVVFLGTLKATQQADVPDALLVGFAGHARWTVLQVQHDLLQATSLLDLTPILSDYSYGQASNCLAEQDMILTCLESRPGRTVVGCVLGGGVAVAVVEVGYQKAVAGWIADEPYVLPLANLSTQLPHRANHLGNKSYTSNSNNTHPNSGESIATGFGDILSAAFLSGYLEPVLVLLHSDVEGPVWSGRLGRERGVAGAPPLFVTALSISVVHGRTAVLWSQVVSADATKILSFGKTGCLVVGANTLVILEIGKVQQVIAMNGWARSTCPAALQTALQANPVVKLAIQLDGCCVTWLSEHSAIMALRTGQLYVLQRTDDRWAVMPLGQTLGAVGEVAHLASLPIGGLRWLEKMKMDENKASEMQMGVLFAGSRTGDSLFLGYALEIVTMPWAAIKSEGQTFINFEGSELSKVATTAPIANGLDRILQLEEEALYGTDRSTPLHIVRDSEEEETADIPSDAKRLRPVAFTVVRTIVPLDVLVNLGPLGPSCEGPICAPPNFMVSQEKVTTAMGKKEPVFGSPACIYPCGYGSSGGVAVVTVPGRDDRMILAEEDCLNVDAIFSLSTAGIILLGMGGGGIKVLRLKHSNALEEVDVQQWCRGSKDNTSGPFPSCVQLFTATLLQATEFNDRSFALLVSSPLEDGVSYSVVILNEENGNLCIKYQHVIASTDDKMLSSTPFVHSPSDEAVAFGCNWLSGDAFSFILDANGRFRACQFAGRAESLNEEMDVDNDEEREFYRFYSKKRIVAVDVFQAPGNIFSSAFFPDEKHDDVINGDVQQRANVVDSDEDEQELYCNPGDPGNFVASGHIASSQQDLQNEGDGGNPALYIAVCRQSGQLEIYLVPLIDNIPRCCWKSSGCGLGVSSLTGQNESKVPLPKTYKVHAREIRFFECGPIPSKTLDTAKKNRSLCLAVDCSSGDLSVYRLAISQDHGFPPRFEKFRMKSVFRRSQEQARHRTKLIRKRMVVDVNDGTGGFVYNRLYRFSGISGQAGMFAAVPRPFWLCAERGKPSMLFHRTRHASPAGGKLRPVSGFCSAVINDKSGNGGFITLHERVGRIGSQRLTLFHGLAPAFGAHGLLPGGGMCVEKILFGMTVRHIQFINDPFVSTSEHPLYALLVSKKLEVDQSDLNDDGLTAQERKETEEEKENAKIKRQVEADLGGFDLENEWVEEIERDDCFAVEMQLGGAPPIPKEAFAVWIVDAANNWMVVDSFKLDEYEHGMTLSIMELTEFPEEPGSSNDTDVSGDELSKRMFVAVGTGVLDHNGEDVASRGRAILLELKRTNSSAKAAGRQVVELSFCYEKEIFHGAVTSLVCLSSEGKNRLLIGAGADINVEQWGNAKLTQVGFFRATMQVLHTIPFKSFLLLSDAYDSLYFLIWRESDKSLTLLAKDYDPIPVYAAGVMSRGPAMTFLCHDDRQNLQFFQYAPGEAAARGGNRLVCRADYHLGTQTTSFASHFCRSSLMIHSATPTSTLAALKQQDSYFGRSEEDQRLGAYFGTADGGMGAVVPLSEPVYWRLTALQSIVANALESDCALAPRAWRLYRRSTRRGGCRSNDRKKGVIDGDLVLQYADLSISKQEDIASAIGSTVDLILDNLLELQCGSLVL